The proteins below come from a single Aegilops tauschii subsp. strangulata cultivar AL8/78 chromosome 6, Aet v6.0, whole genome shotgun sequence genomic window:
- the LOC109753837 gene encoding uncharacterized protein: protein MAIKLPPTAPLWKRQNAPPSPSQGLNPKPLPPLLPPVDLSEVSCRAAPVVRLQASKAMGCKACDKPRPSYRKGLWSPEEDQKLRDYILRHGHGCWSALPAKAGLQRNGKSCRLRWINYLRPGLKHGMFSPEEEETVMSLHAALGNKWSRIARHLPGRTDNEVKNYWNSYLKKRVEGGKEAPGSPAPPAANSAAESDGSQSPSQGEVSTAQERAGRPSNSGSSEPPHESSSADSSCLTVTEPPACRAHAPVAPKVMFADWLNMDYIGGQVAAAAPGPEAAGVVGAGGGDHRQVMSQGSAQVDGPPGVEDPLHGGFGDNGTCWEFLEQFDSMDQMQAGGGFCDLLSMTEFFGLN, encoded by the exons ATGGCTATAAAACTCCCACCTACTGCTCCCCTCTGGAAACGCCAGAACGCTCCTCCATCTCCATCCCAAGGCTTGAACCCGAAGCCTCTGCCGCCGCTGCTGCCTCCTGTAGACCTCTCTGAGGTTTCGTGCCGCGCTGCGCCGGTCGTCCGCCTGCAAGCAAGCAAAGCAATGGGGTGTAAGGCGTGCGACAAGCCCAGACCGAGCTACCGGAAGGGGCtgtggtcgccggaggaggaccAGAAGCTCCGCGATTACATTCTCCGGCACGGCCACGGCTGCTGGAGCGCCCTTCCCGCCAAAGCCG GGCTCCAGCGGAACGGCAAGAGCTGCAGGCTGCGGTGGATCAACTACCTGCGGCCGGGGCTGAAGCACGGCATGttctcgccggaggaggaggagacggtTATGAGCCTCCACGCCGCCCTCGGCAACAA GTGGTCGAGGATCGCACGGCATTTACCGGGGAGGACCGACAACGAGGTGAAGAACTACTGGAACTCGTACCTCAAGAAGAGGGTCGAGGGCGGCAAGGAGGCGCCCGGCTCGCCCGCACCGCCGGCGGCGAACTCCGCCGCGGAGTCAGACGGGTCCCAGAGCCCGAGCCAAGGGGAAGTCAGTACGGCGCAGGAACGGGCCGGCCGGCCGTCGAACTCCGGCTCGTCGGAGCCGCCGCACGAGTCGTCGTCGGCCGACTCGAGCTGTCTGACCGTGACCGAGCCTCCCGCCTGCAGGGCCCACGCGCCCGTGGCTCCCAAGGTGATGTTCGCAGATTGGCTCAACATGGACTACATCGGTGGccaggtggcggcggcggcaccTGGCCCGGAAGCCGCGGGGGTGGTTGGTGCAGGAGGCGGCGATCATCGTCAGGTGATGAGCCAGGGGTCCGCGCAGGTCGATGGGCCACCTGGCGTGGAGGATCCCCTGCACGGCGGCTTCGGCGACAACGGCACCTGCTGGGAGTTCCTGGAGCAGTTCGACAGCATGGATCAGATGCAGGCCGGCGGCGGGTTCTGCGACCTGCTCTCCATGACCGAGTTCTTCGGCCTCAACTAG